One Hemibagrus wyckioides isolate EC202008001 linkage group LG07, SWU_Hwy_1.0, whole genome shotgun sequence DNA segment encodes these proteins:
- the naa40 gene encoding N-alpha-acetyltransferase 40 isoform X3, producing the protein MGRKSNRAKEKKQRRLEERAAMDAVCAKVVAANKLEDPLSAFPVFKKYDRNGLNLEIECKRVTALSSITVEWAYELTRANVQTLYEQSEWGWKEREKREELKDERAWYLLARDAESAPVAFSHFRFDVECGDEVLYCYELQLESKVRRKGLGKFLVQILQLIANSTQMKKVMLTVFKHNHGAYQFFREALQFEIDETSPSMSGCCGDEYSYEILSRRTKYGEVSGHAHAGSHCGGCCH; encoded by the exons ATGggg AGAAAGTCAAACAGAGCGAAGGAGAAGAAGCAGAGGAGGCTTGAAGAACGGGCAGCTATGGATGCTGTTTGCGCTAAAGTGGTTGCAGCCAATAAG CTTGAAGATCCTCTGTCGGCTTTTCCAGTGTTCAAGAAGTACGACAGAAACGG GTTAAATCTGGAGATTGAGTGTAAGCGGGTGACTGCACTGTCTTCCATCACTGTGGAGTGGGCCTATGAGCTGACCAGAGCCAATGTACAGACACT ATATGAACAGAGTGAGTGGGGATggaaggagagggagaaaagggaGGAGTTGAAAGATGAGAGAGCATGGTATCTCCTGGCTCGTGATGCTGAATCTGCCCCTGTTGCTTTCTCTCATTTTCGATTTGATGTTGAATGCGGTGACGAGGTGTTGTATTG ttaCGAACTCCAGTTGGAGAGCAAGGTCAGGCGGAAAGGTCTGGGAAAGTTCCTCGTCCAGATCCTGCAGCTAATTGCCAACAG TACACAAATGAAAAAGGTCATGTTGACCGTTTTCAAACACAACCATGGAGCCTACCAGTTTTTTCGGGAGGCCTTACA ATTTGAGATTGACGAAACCTCGCCCAGCATGTCTGGTTGCTGTGGAGATGAGTACTCGTACGAGATCTTGAGTCGACGGACAAAATACGGCGAGGTGTCGGGTCACGCGCACGCCGGCAGCCACTGTGGAGGCTGCTGCCATTAG
- the naa40 gene encoding N-alpha-acetyltransferase 40 isoform X2 — protein MGMPKSQTPPPPLFSIQCNIRDVGVFERKSNRAKEKKQRRLEERAAMDAVCAKVVAANKLEDPLSAFPVFKKYDRNGLNLEIECKRVTALSSITVEWAYELTRANVQTLYEQSEWGWKEREKREELKDERAWYLLARDAESAPVAFSHFRFDVECGDEVLYCYELQLESKVRRKGLGKFLVQILQLIANSTQMKKVMLTVFKHNHGAYQFFREALQFEIDETSPSMSGCCGDEYSYEILSRRTKYGEVSGHAHAGSHCGGCCH, from the exons ATGggg ATGCCTAAATCCCAGACACCCCCCCCACCATTATTTTCAATACAATG TAACATCAGAGATGTGGGAGTTTTCGAG AGAAAGTCAAACAGAGCGAAGGAGAAGAAGCAGAGGAGGCTTGAAGAACGGGCAGCTATGGATGCTGTTTGCGCTAAAGTGGTTGCAGCCAATAAG CTTGAAGATCCTCTGTCGGCTTTTCCAGTGTTCAAGAAGTACGACAGAAACGG GTTAAATCTGGAGATTGAGTGTAAGCGGGTGACTGCACTGTCTTCCATCACTGTGGAGTGGGCCTATGAGCTGACCAGAGCCAATGTACAGACACT ATATGAACAGAGTGAGTGGGGATggaaggagagggagaaaagggaGGAGTTGAAAGATGAGAGAGCATGGTATCTCCTGGCTCGTGATGCTGAATCTGCCCCTGTTGCTTTCTCTCATTTTCGATTTGATGTTGAATGCGGTGACGAGGTGTTGTATTG ttaCGAACTCCAGTTGGAGAGCAAGGTCAGGCGGAAAGGTCTGGGAAAGTTCCTCGTCCAGATCCTGCAGCTAATTGCCAACAG TACACAAATGAAAAAGGTCATGTTGACCGTTTTCAAACACAACCATGGAGCCTACCAGTTTTTTCGGGAGGCCTTACA ATTTGAGATTGACGAAACCTCGCCCAGCATGTCTGGTTGCTGTGGAGATGAGTACTCGTACGAGATCTTGAGTCGACGGACAAAATACGGCGAGGTGTCGGGTCACGCGCACGCCGGCAGCCACTGTGGAGGCTGCTGCCATTAG
- the rcor2 gene encoding REST corepressor 2: MPSVMERSGSGVLSRSRAKTATNGNSQHTDEESSDEEHSHDSMIRVGADYQAQIPEYKPELESDYSEKDQRSMLVWSPNSHVSDAMLDEYILMAKEKHGYNMEQSLGMLLWHKHDVEKSLADLANFTPFPDEWTVEDKVLFEQAFSFHGKSFHRIQQMLPDKLISSLVKYYYSWKKTRTRTSVMDRQARKLVSKREKDDSHDEMEEGDPGSDSDFEIDTKKEPKLSSGAGGGSERSSGRSGPTRKESQGAQYRHHPLRARRRPPKGMHLDQEDIVSVSASTESGTVSNRQLDTQLVSLKRQVQSIKQANSVLKRSLADGVDAMRPAEPTLKINSRWTTEEQLLAVQAIRRYGKDFAAIADVIGNKTAGQVSSFFVSYRRRFNLEEVLREWQAEQDVLQGSSETMKDLNGTAGVEEDETKRDSVSPADSGSPTPPSEVASNSSQSSPPLTQPPPLLRPTPPSAPPSLLRQPPPLQTRPLQTRTPHNHPPPPLIRPAVASSHHQSGLRNSIGSSAASSVQLPPSLMGLKVESPHSH, encoded by the exons ATGCCGTCAGTGATGGAGCGCTCGGGATCTGGAGTACTGTCCCGCAGCAGGGCAAAAACCGCAACCAATGGCAACAGTCAACATACTGATGAGGAGAGCAGTGATGAAGAACATTCACATG ACAGCATGATTCGTGTGGGTGCAGACTACCAAGCACAGATTCCAGAGTACAAGCCAG AGCTTGAATCTGACTACAGTGAGAAGGACCAGAGAAGCATGCTCGTATGGTCACCTAACAGCCACGTGTCTGATGCAATGT TGGATGAATACATCTTAATGGCCAAAGAGAAGCATGGATATAATATGGAACAG TCTTTGGGCATGTTGCTCTGGCACAAACACGATGTGGAGAAGTCCCTAGCTGACCTGGCCAACTTCACGCCCTTTCCCGACGAGTGGACTGTGGAGGACAAGGTGCTGTTCGAGCAGGCGTTCAGTTTCCACGGCAAGAGTTTCCACCGCATCCAGCAGATG CTGCCAGATAAGTTGATCTCCAGTCTGGTGAAATACTACTACTCCTGGAAGAAGACTCGGACTCGTACCAGTGTCATGGACCGGCAGGCGCGCAAACTCGTTagcaagagagaaaaagatgacAG TCATGATGAGATGGAAGAAGGAGACCCAGGAAGTGACAGTGACTTTGAGATCGACACAAAAAAAGAG CCCAAGCTGAGCTCTGGTGCTGGAGGAGGCAGTGAGAGGAGCTCTGGGAGGTCAGGCCCCACACGCAAAGAGAGCCAAGGGGCTCAGTACCGGCACCATCCACTGAGGGCACGCCGCAGACCTCCGAAGGGCATGCACCTGGATCAGGAAGACATCGTCTCCGTTTCGGCTTCCACCGAGTCAGGAACCGTCTCCAACCGCCAGCTCGACACTCAGCTAGTGTCTCTCAAGAGACAG GTTCAAAGTATCAAGCAAGCAAACAGTGTCTTAAAACGGAGTTTGGCAGATGGTGTTGATGCCATGAGACCGGCTGAG CCCACTCTTAAGATTAACTCCCGCTGGAccacagaggaacagctcctGGCCGTACAGG CTATCAGAAGATATGGTAAAGATTTTGCTGCCATAGCTGATGTGATTGGGAACAAGACTGCGGGCCAGGTCAGCTCATTCTTCGTCAGCTACCGCCGTCGCTTCAACCTGGAGGAAGTACTGCGAGAATGGCAGGCAGAACAGGATGTGCTGCAGGGGAGCAGCGAGACCATGAAGGACCTGAACGGGACAGCAGGAGTGGAAGAGGATGAG ACTAAGAGGGACAGCGTGTCCCCTGCGGACTCTGGCAGTCCAACACCGCCTTCTGAAGTAGCCAGTAACTCCAGCCAGTCTTCTCCTCCGCTTACTCAACCCCCACCCTTACTACGCCCGACTCCACCGAGTGCACCACCGAGCCTGTTGCGCCAACCTCCTCCGCTTCAAACGCGCCCCCTCCAGACGCGAACTCCGCACAACCATCCTCCACCTCCACTTATCCGCCCCGCAGTAGCCTCATCTCACCACCAGAGCGGCTTGAGGAACTCCATCGGCTCCTCTGCGGCTTCCAGCGTGCAGCTGCCTCCCTCGCTGATGGGGCTCAAAGTGGAgtctccacactcacactga
- the naa40 gene encoding N-alpha-acetyltransferase 40 isoform X1, producing MDAVCAKVVAANKLEDPLSAFPVFKKYDRNGLNLEIECKRVTALSSITVEWAYELTRANVQTLYEQSEWGWKEREKREELKDERAWYLLARDAESAPVAFSHFRFDVECGDEVLYCYELQLESKVRRKGLGKFLVQILQLIANSTQMKKVMLTVFKHNHGAYQFFREALQFEIDETSPSMSGCCGDEYSYEILSRRTKYGEVSGHAHAGSHCGGCCH from the exons ATGGATGCTGTTTGCGCTAAAGTGGTTGCAGCCAATAAG CTTGAAGATCCTCTGTCGGCTTTTCCAGTGTTCAAGAAGTACGACAGAAACGG GTTAAATCTGGAGATTGAGTGTAAGCGGGTGACTGCACTGTCTTCCATCACTGTGGAGTGGGCCTATGAGCTGACCAGAGCCAATGTACAGACACT ATATGAACAGAGTGAGTGGGGATggaaggagagggagaaaagggaGGAGTTGAAAGATGAGAGAGCATGGTATCTCCTGGCTCGTGATGCTGAATCTGCCCCTGTTGCTTTCTCTCATTTTCGATTTGATGTTGAATGCGGTGACGAGGTGTTGTATTG ttaCGAACTCCAGTTGGAGAGCAAGGTCAGGCGGAAAGGTCTGGGAAAGTTCCTCGTCCAGATCCTGCAGCTAATTGCCAACAG TACACAAATGAAAAAGGTCATGTTGACCGTTTTCAAACACAACCATGGAGCCTACCAGTTTTTTCGGGAGGCCTTACA ATTTGAGATTGACGAAACCTCGCCCAGCATGTCTGGTTGCTGTGGAGATGAGTACTCGTACGAGATCTTGAGTCGACGGACAAAATACGGCGAGGTGTCGGGTCACGCGCACGCCGGCAGCCACTGTGGAGGCTGCTGCCATTAG
- the b3gat3 gene encoding galactosylgalactosylxylosylprotein 3-beta-glucuronosyltransferase 3, translating to MRMKLKLKTVFLLYFMVSLLGLIYALMQLGQGCDCREHDFPKDRTISQLRGELHKLQEQIKRYEAKASSQSSLPTIYVITPTYARLVQKAELTRLSHTFLHVPHLHWIVVEDSPSPTQLVTNFLAMSGLTYTHLHMLTPKDRKLQEGDPHWLKPRGAEQRNEGLRWLREKAAADGGKGLAFDNAVIYFADDDNTYSLQLFEEMRYTKKASVWPVGLVGAMKFERPVVENGKVVRFHTGWRPNRPFPIDMAGFAVSLNLVLANPEACFDGNAEMGFLESSFLQNLVTMEELEPKADMCTKVLVWHTRTEKPKMKREEALIKQGLGSDPNVEV from the exons ATGAGAATGAAGCTTAAACTGAAAACTGTATTCCTGCTCTACTTTATGGTCTCCTTACTGGGCCTCATCTATGCCCTCATGCAGTTAG GCCAGGGCTGTGACTGCAGAGAGCATGACTTTCCTAAGGACCGAACCATTTCCCAGTTGAGAGGGGAGTTACATAAGTTGcaagaacaaataaaaagatACGAGGCAAAAGCCTCCAGTCAATCTAGTCTGCCTACAATCTATGTGATAACACCTACCTATGCAAg aCTGGTGCAGAAAGCTGAGCTCACACGCTTGTCTCACACATTTCTGCATGTACCTCATCTCCACTGGATCGTGGTGGAGGATTCTCCCAGCCCGACACAGCTAGTGACAAACTTTCTGGCTATGTCTGGACTGACctacactcacttacacatgCTGACGCCTAAAGACCGCAAACTGCAGGAAGGTGACCCGCACTGGCTGAAGCCTCGTGGGGCTGAGCAGAGGAACGAGGGTTTGCGCTGGCTCAGGGAGAAGGCTGCTGCTGACGGGGGGAAAGGGTTAGCCTTCGACAATGCTGTAATCTACTTTGCTGATGATGATAACACATATAGCCTGCAGCTCTTTGAGGAG ATGCGTTACACTAAGAAAGCCTCTGTTTGGCCGGTGGGTCTAGTGGGGGCGATGAAGTTTGAGCGGCCTGTGGTGGAAAATGGGAAGGTGGTTCGCTTCCACACTGGCTGGCGACCCAACCGTCCCTTCCCCATTGACATGGCTGGCTTTGCTGTCTCCCTGAATCTGGTGCTGGCCAATCCTGAGGCTTGTTTTGATGGCAATGCGGAGATGGGCTTCCTGGAAAGCAGTTTCCTGCAGAACCTGGTTACCATGGAGGAACTGGAGCCTAAAGCTGACATGTGCACTAAG GTGCTGGTGTGGCACACGCGTACCGAAAAGCCAAAGATGAAAAGGGAGGAGGCTCTTATAAAGCAGGGGTTAGGATCAGATCCCAATGTGGAGGTGTAA
- the sb:cb1058 gene encoding uncharacterized protein sb:cb1058, protein MTIGKSSKKQKAPRAPPFLDRASGFYGRLDEIEIEFRTEEQVTEKQPTAKPVLGEINSNELPDDQEHCMCDFSEGMMEDDGTTLLKRKPSRLSRRWSRKSSRRTKSDKPSLDMDIQSSETRTAPTVEPSLDVNLVTDSGSVISAPEPMLIHFSIREEADDQKLITEGKEREKKMSEKMRDVEEKTDVGNMKVVKRNSFRNYGKVLDKALKRGWETFVANLYSVTLSPVSSSVSTPSKTEMDKKAALADFRL, encoded by the exons ATGACGATTGGCAAAAGCTCCAAGAAGCAAAAGGCTCCTCGGGCTCCTCCTTTCCTTGACCGGGCCAGTGGATTCTATGGACGCTTagatgaaatagaaatagagttcaggacagaggagcagGTCACAGAGAAACAACCGACTGCAAAGCCCGTGTTAGGAGAAATTAACAGCAACGAGCTTCCAGATGATCAGGAGCACTGCATGTGTGATTTCAGCGAGGGCATGATGGAGGACGACGGGACCACCCTGCTGAAGAGGAAGCCAAGCCGACTGAGCCGGCGCTGGAGCAGGAAAAGCTCCAGAAGAACCAAGTCTGATAAGCCGTCACTGGATATGGACATCCAGAGCTCTGAGACTCGGACGGCTCCGACCGTCGAGCCGAGCTTGGATGTGAACTTGGTCACTGATTCAGGATCGGTCATCAGCGCTCCAGAACCTATGCTGATCCACTTCTCCATAAGAGAGGAAGCTGATGATCAGAAGCTCATTACtgaaggaaaggagagagaaaagaagatgtcGGAGAAGATGAGAGATGTGGAGGAGAAAACAGACGTAGGGAACATGAAGGTTGTTAAAAGGAACTCTTTTAGGAATTATGGCAAG GTTTTGGATAAAGCCCTCAAAAGAGGATGGGAGACCTTTGTTGCTAACTTGTACAGTGTGACCCtctctcctgtttcctcctctGTGTCCACACCAAGCAAGACTGAAATGGACAAGAAAGCTGCGCTGGCAGATTTTAGATTATAA